Proteins co-encoded in one Brassica oleracea var. oleracea cultivar TO1000 chromosome C4, BOL, whole genome shotgun sequence genomic window:
- the LOC106338389 gene encoding uncharacterized protein LOC106338389 — MACVSSVSFSVLLNGSSPGFIKLERGFRQGDLLSPFLFILCAEALVSCMNVSEEEGRVHAIKLSKSCPSVHHLLFADDSLLLCKANKEEAEEIVSCLKLYGDASGQMVNFQKSSVIFGSKIPASVKQEVQSILGTDKEGGEGALGRRPSFVWRSILHGRELLKQGLVKKIGNDSETKVWLENRLLDSEPRPPSYQPDNPVDLTLSVSDLIYPHLGGWDVRRIRQVIAVEDVERILKTNIDLSKEDSLRWGFSNNGIYNSKSGYKLLQDLHELCGPASSRLPPIEK; from the exons ATGGCGTGTGTAAGCTCTGTCTCTTTCTCGGTTCTGCTTAATGGAAGCTCCCCTGGCTTTATCAAACTGGAACGAGGTTTCCGTCAGGGTGATCTTCTGTCTCCTTTCCTCTTCATATTATGTGCTGAAGCCCTTGTGAGTTGTATGAATGTTTCAGAAGAAGAAGGCAGAGTGCACGCCATTAAACTCTCAAAATCCTGTCCATCGGTTCACCATCTGTTGTTTGCCGATGATAGTCTCTTGTTATGTAAAGCCAACAAGGAGGAAGCTGAGGAAATAGTTTCATGCCTCAAACTTTATGGTGATGCGTCGGGTCAGATGGTGAACTTTCAGAAATCCTCTGTTATCTTTGGCTCAAAAATCCCAGCAAGTGTGAAACAGGAGGTTCAATCTATTTTAGGTACTGATAAGGAAGGTGGGGAAG GGGCGTTAGGGAGGAGACCGTCCTTTGTGTGGCGTAGTATTCTTCATGGAAGAGAGTTGCTAAAGCAAGGTTTAGTGAAGAAGATTGGAAATGATTCTGAAACGAAAGTATGGCTAGAAAATAGGCTATTAGACTCGGAGCCTCGCCCTCCGTCCTACCAGCCAGACAATCCAGTTGATCTCACTCTCTCGGTTAGTGATTTGATATACCCTCACTTGGGTGGCTGGGACGTTAGGAGAATTAGACAAGTAATTGCAGTTGAAGATGTGGAGCGTATCTTAAAAACGAATATAGACCTCTCCAAAGAAGATTCTCTGAGATGGGGCTTCTCGAACAATGGGATTTACAACTCCAAAAGCGGATACAAGCTTCTGCAGGACCTCCACGAGCTGTGTGGTCCAGCTTCCTCTCGTCTCCCTCCAATTGAGAAGTAA